Below is a genomic region from Microbacterium sp. KUDC0406.
CGGGACGGCGCACTCTGCACGCGCTGGTGCGGGATGCCTGGCAGCCGACCGCGGGTGCACCGATCGAGCGCACCCGTCTGGTGGTCCCGCCGGGAGAGCGCCGTCGGACGCCGGTCCCGCTGCTGCCCCGTCGACGCGGCGAACTCGTCAGCGAGTTCGTGATCCTGCGGTCCCGCGGACCGCTCGGTCTCGGCGGTCGTCAGACCAGGCACGATGTACGCGGCGCCATCCGGGTGCTGCCGGCGTTCGCCTCGCGCAAGCACCTCCCCTCGCGGCTGGCCCGACTGCGCGAGCTGGACGGCAACACGTCCCTCCAGGTGCGCGGTCAGGGCACGGAGTTCGACTCGCTTCGCGAGTACGTGCGCGGCGATGACGTGCGCTCGATCGACTGGCGCGCCACCGCGCGTGCCGGCACCACCATGCTGCGCACCTGGCGCCCCGAGCGCGACCGGCACGTGGTGATCCTCATCGACACCGGTCGCACGGCGGCGGCCCGCGTCGGCGACGGCACCCGCCTCGACGCCTCGCTCGAGGCGGCGCTGCTGCTCGCCGCCCTCGCGAACCGGGCCGGCGACCACGTGCACCTGCTGATGTACGACCGAGTCGCCCGCGCCCGCGTCACCGGAGTGGACGGTGCCCCGCTGCTGCCGGCGCTCAGCGACGCGATGGCGCCCGTGCACGCGCAGCTGATCGACACCGACTGGCCCAGCGCGTTCGCGGCGATCCGCTCGATGACCACGCGTCCGTCCCTGGTCGTGGTGCTCACCGCTCAGGATGCTGCGGAGTCGGCGCGTGGTTTCCTCGGCGCGTTCCCGCAGGCGTCGCGGGCGACGACCGTGCTGGTCGGCTCGACGACCGACGACGGCATCGTCCGGCTCGCACGTCGGCGCGACTCGCGCGCCGACGTGTATCTCGCGGCGGCTGCGGAGCGCACGATGCGCGACGCGGAGAACGTCGCGGACGCGGTCCGTCGCGCCGGAGGTGAGGCGATCGCCGCAGACCCGGAGTCGCTGCCGCCGAGGATCGCGGACCGGTACCTCGAGCTCAAGGCCGCCGGCCGCCTCTGATCGGGCATCGTCGGTCTCTCTCGTCGAGACCCCGCCGCCTCGCCCACGCCCCGCCTGAACAACCGGCAACCAGACGGGGCCCCGGCAACCGGACGGGGCCCCGGCAACCTGGCCGGAGCGACGGAACGGCCCCCGCCCCATGCGGGCGGAGGCCGTTCGACTGAGGGACGACTCAGACCAGGTCGAAGCGGTCCAGCTCCATGACCTTCGTCCATGCGGCCACGAAGTCGGCGACGAACTTGTCAGCAGCCGTGTCGGAGGCGTAGACCTCGGCGACCGCGCGCAACTCGGAGTTCGAGCCGAACACGAGGTCGGCGCGGGTGCCGATCCACTTGAGCTCACCGGTGGCGAGCTCGGTCGCCTGGAAGGCGTGCGAACCCGGGTCCAGCGGCTTCCACTCGTACGCCATGTCGAGCACGTTGACGAAGAAGTCGTTCGTGAGCACGCCCGGGCGGTCGGTGAGCACGCCGTACTTCGAACCGTCCCAGTTGGCATCCAGCGCACGCAGGCCACCGACGAGCACCGTCATCTCGGGTGCGGTCAGGTTCAGCAGACTCGCCTTGTCGACCAGCAGGTACTCCGCCTGCAGCTCGGCGGCGGTCGCCAGCGGACCCTGGTAGTTGCGGAATCCGTCGGCGAGCGGCTCGAGATACTCGAACGACGCGATGTCGGTCTTCTCCTGAGTGGCGTCGGTGCGGCCTGCGTGGAACGGCACGGTCACGTCGGTGCCGGCATC
It encodes:
- a CDS encoding DUF58 domain-containing protein; this encodes MFFTGRFALLVGAGVFPIALLTAAGASPWLVFAAWIALCVVLVAVDVLLAASARQVVVTRRVPERARLGEPVAASVALQNTGRRTLHALVRDAWQPTAGAPIERTRLVVPPGERRRTPVPLLPRRRGELVSEFVILRSRGPLGLGGRQTRHDVRGAIRVLPAFASRKHLPSRLARLRELDGNTSLQVRGQGTEFDSLREYVRGDDVRSIDWRATARAGTTMLRTWRPERDRHVVILIDTGRTAAARVGDGTRLDASLEAALLLAALANRAGDHVHLLMYDRVARARVTGVDGAPLLPALSDAMAPVHAQLIDTDWPSAFAAIRSMTTRPSLVVVLTAQDAAESARGFLGAFPQASRATTVLVGSTTDDGIVRLARRRDSRADVYLAAAAERTMRDAENVADAVRRAGGEAIAADPESLPPRIADRYLELKAAGRL